From one Fibrobacter sp. genomic stretch:
- a CDS encoding inorganic diphosphatase produces MNIWHDIDEDRIYPTDFVSIIEISKGSNMKYELDKKTGMLSLDRVLFTATYYPMNYGFIPRTYGDDNDPLDVLLLCSQPIQPLTLVRSYPIGVMYMEDGGMGDEKIIAIPYGDPTYMAYTDVKELPKHIFEELKHFFSVYKQLESKKTDVKEIGGPIDAIAVIEKAMENYKNKFCKDRG; encoded by the coding sequence ATGAATATCTGGCATGACATTGACGAAGATCGTATTTATCCCACAGATTTTGTTTCAATCATTGAAATTTCCAAGGGCAGCAACATGAAATATGAGCTGGACAAGAAAACAGGAATGCTGTCACTGGACAGAGTCCTCTTCACAGCAACGTATTATCCCATGAATTACGGCTTTATCCCGCGCACTTACGGCGACGACAATGATCCGCTGGATGTTCTACTCCTCTGCTCCCAGCCGATACAGCCGCTGACACTTGTAAGAAGCTATCCTATCGGCGTTATGTATATGGAGGACGGGGGAATGGGCGATGAGAAGATCATTGCCATTCCCTATGGAGATCCGACATACATGGCATATACCGATGTGAAAGAGCTTCCAAAGCATATTTTTGAAGAGCTGAAGCACTTCTTCTCCGTTTACAAGCAGCTGGAAAGCAAGAAAACTGACGTTAAAGAAATAGGCGGTCCGATTGACGCTATTGCCGTAATTGAAAAGGCAATGGAAAATTATAAGAATAAATTCTGCAAAGACAGGGGATGA
- a CDS encoding HPr family phosphocarrier protein, whose amino-acid sequence MRTFTYTIKDELGIHARPAGMLAKTAKAFDSEITITKGEKTVGATKLMALMGLGVKCGDTITVTANGGNEDAALEEMKSFLEANL is encoded by the coding sequence ATGAGAACATTTACTTACACCATTAAGGACGAACTGGGCATCCACGCAAGACCGGCAGGCATGCTGGCAAAGACCGCCAAGGCATTCGACAGCGAGATCACAATTACCAAGGGGGAAAAGACAGTAGGTGCCACAAAGCTCATGGCACTTATGGGGCTGGGCGTAAAATGCGGTGATACTATCACTGTCACAGCAAACGGAGGCAATGAAGACGCTGCACTGGAAGAGATGAAAAGCTTCCTCGAAGCAAATCTGTAA